One stretch of Lachnospiraceae bacterium oral taxon 096 DNA includes these proteins:
- the rsmD gene encoding 16S rRNA (guanine(966)-N(2))-methyltransferase RsmD, with the protein MRVIAGKARRLQLKTIPGDATRPTTDKIKETIFNMLMPILPESRFLDIFSGSGGIAIEALSRGASYAVLIEKNPRAVEMIRENLKTTHLAEDARIMPGDFRYGLKKLEQTEKEPFDIIFMDPPYNHQMENEVLDILENSSFIDEHTLIIVEMSKETDISTISDQIWELTKVKEYKTNKHIFLRRR; encoded by the coding sequence ATGAGAGTAATTGCAGGAAAGGCAAGAAGACTCCAATTAAAGACAATCCCTGGCGATGCGACAAGACCAACGACAGATAAAATCAAGGAAACGATTTTTAATATGTTGATGCCGATTTTGCCTGAGTCAAGATTTTTAGATATCTTTTCAGGCAGTGGAGGCATAGCGATAGAAGCGCTCAGTAGGGGCGCTTCTTATGCTGTTTTGATTGAAAAAAATCCAAGAGCAGTGGAAATGATTCGGGAGAATTTAAAGACCACCCATCTAGCAGAGGATGCACGCATTATGCCGGGGGATTTTCGATATGGACTAAAAAAGTTAGAGCAGACAGAAAAGGAGCCATTTGACATTATATTCATGGATCCACCGTATAATCATCAAATGGAAAATGAGGTACTTGATATTTTAGAGAATTCTTCATTCATTGATGAGCATACCTTGATTATTGTGGAAATGTCTAAGGAGACGGATATTTCTACCATCTCTGACCAGATATGGGAGCTTACAAAAGTCAAAGAATATAAAACAAATAAGCATATATTTTTGCGAAGGAGATAA
- the coaD gene encoding pantetheine-phosphate adenylyltransferase, which yields MKIAVYPGSFDPVTHGHMDIIRRSASVFDKLIVGVLRNKSKNPLFTVQERVKMIQEVTSDIENVEVVDFDGLLIDFVHKVGAKAIVRGLRAVTDFEYELQMSLTNKVIAPDVETVFLTTNLQYSYLSSSIVKEIASYNGDISHFVDKRVEKAIQDKMK from the coding sequence ATGAAGATTGCAGTATATCCAGGCAGTTTTGATCCTGTCACCCATGGACATATGGACATTATTCGCAGATCAGCTTCTGTATTTGACAAATTGATTGTTGGTGTCTTGCGCAATAAGTCAAAAAATCCATTGTTTACAGTGCAAGAGCGTGTTAAAATGATACAAGAAGTAACTTCAGATATAGAAAATGTTGAGGTTGTCGATTTTGACGGGTTATTAATTGACTTTGTTCACAAAGTAGGTGCAAAAGCCATTGTTCGAGGTCTACGTGCTGTGACAGACTTTGAATACGAGTTGCAGATGTCCTTGACGAATAAGGTCATTGCACCAGATGTAGAGACTGTATTTTTGACAACAAATTTACAATATTCATATCTAAGTTCTAGCATTGTCAAGGAGATTGCTTCCTACAATGGAGATATCAGCCACTTTGTGGACAAAAGAGTGGAAAAGGCTATACAGGATAAGATGAAATAA